From the genome of bacterium, one region includes:
- the amrB gene encoding AmmeMemoRadiSam system protein B codes for MKIRKAAVSGAFYPEGDSCRKMVEEFLEKATRTIPPKVRGLVSPHAGYVFSGLCAGWGYKQLEGEDYKTVIILGVSHQYPIDKPVISSFDGYETPLGSMPINKGMVEKIMELDKDVSYLPQAEAREHSIEVQIPFIQTIMPKGEIVPILVSGDERILSNLAIALSKVMDDETLLVASSDLSHFPGYDDAKRVDQETIEKIVNFDEKGIIEAEMNVYSSGIPGLSTYLCGFYPLLVFLKTMKLLGVDKAKEIIYYNSGDTTYGEKNRVVGYGSICFYKEGIFTKDEKKRLLFMARETLNSYLKDGKIPDFKEGNAKMLKKSGVFVTLHTKEGHLRGCIGYILPIKPLYQAVIDNAISAAVSDYRFPQVTYSELPSLKIELSVLTAPKKIGTYTEIILGKHGVILSKAGRSAVFLPQVAPEQKWTLEETLTHLSLKAGLPSDAWKRDCQFEVFEAEVFGEE; via the coding sequence ATGAAGATAAGAAAAGCTGCGGTTTCTGGGGCTTTTTATCCGGAAGGTGACAGCTGTCGGAAAATGGTAGAGGAATTTCTAGAAAAAGCAACAAGGACAATCCCTCCTAAAGTAAGGGGGCTTGTCTCTCCCCATGCAGGCTATGTTTTTTCAGGTCTTTGTGCAGGATGGGGGTATAAGCAGCTAGAAGGGGAGGATTACAAAACAGTTATTATCCTTGGAGTTTCCCATCAATATCCTATTGATAAACCTGTAATCTCCTCCTTTGATGGATATGAGACACCCCTTGGGAGTATGCCCATTAACAAAGGGATGGTAGAAAAGATAATGGAACTTGATAAGGATGTATCATATCTTCCTCAAGCAGAAGCAAGGGAGCATTCTATTGAGGTGCAGATTCCATTTATCCAGACAATCATGCCAAAGGGAGAGATTGTTCCTATTCTTGTTTCTGGTGATGAAAGGATTTTGTCTAATCTTGCCATTGCTCTATCAAAGGTTATGGATGATGAAACATTGCTTGTTGCCTCATCTGACCTTTCGCATTTCCCAGGATACGATGATGCAAAAAGGGTTGATCAAGAAACAATAGAAAAGATTGTCAATTTTGATGAAAAGGGGATAATTGAGGCTGAGATGAATGTTTATTCCTCTGGGATTCCAGGTCTTTCCACCTACCTTTGTGGATTCTATCCTCTCCTTGTTTTTCTTAAAACAATGAAATTGCTTGGAGTAGATAAAGCAAAGGAGATAATCTACTACAATAGTGGAGATACGACCTATGGAGAAAAGAACAGGGTTGTGGGGTATGGTTCTATCTGCTTTTATAAAGAGGGCATTTTTACAAAGGATGAAAAAAAGAGGCTTCTTTTTATGGCAAGGGAAACCTTGAATTCCTATCTTAAGGATGGAAAGATACCAGATTTTAAAGAAGGGAATGCAAAGATGCTGAAAAAATCTGGGGTGTTCGTTACCCTCCATACAAAGGAGGGACATCTCCGTGGTTGTATTGGCTATATTCTTCCCATAAAGCCATTGTATCAGGCGGTTATTGATAATGCAATAAGCGCTGCTGTTTCTGATTACAGATTTCCCCAAGTCACATATTCAGAGCTTCCCTCTCTTAAGATTGAACTTTCTGTTTTAACTGCACCAAAGAAAATAGGAACTTACACAGAGATTATCCTTGGAAAGCATGGGGTTATCCTTTCAAAGGCTGGAAGGTCTGCAGTTTTTCTCCCCCAGGTAGCTCCTGAACAAAAATGGACATTGGAGGAGACATTAACCCACCTTTCTTTAAAGGCAGGTCTTCCTTCTGATGCCTGGAAAAGGGATTGCCAATTTGAGGTCTTTGAAGCAGAGGTCTTTGGCGAGGAATAG
- a CDS encoding response regulator, giving the protein MLIVDDDIDISEIIKTILEMEGYEVTIAYDGMSALDISYQKKPDLVLLDIMMPGMDGWDVLKRLKACRKTLHIPVAMVTARINPEEKIKAFKEGAEEFITKPLHIDDFLRRINRLFHKEEEERKKYMLLLA; this is encoded by the coding sequence ATTTTAATTGTTGATGATGATATAGATATCAGCGAGATAATCAAAACCATTCTTGAGATGGAAGGCTATGAGGTTACAATTGCTTATGATGGAATGTCTGCCCTTGATATCTCTTACCAAAAAAAGCCCGATCTTGTCCTGCTTGATATTATGATGCCTGGGATGGATGGCTGGGATGTTTTAAAAAGGCTTAAAGCCTGTAGAAAAACATTGCACATTCCGGTTGCTATGGTTACCGCAAGGATAAATCCAGAGGAAAAAATAAAGGCATTTAAAGAAGGTGCAGAGGAATTTATTACAAAGCCCCTTCATATAGATGATTTCTTAAGAAGGATAAATAGACTTTTTCACAAGGAAGAGGAGGAAAGAAAAAAATATATGCTTCTCCTTGCTTAA
- the guaA gene encoding glutamine-hydrolyzing GMP synthase, whose protein sequence is MRETIVILDFGSQYTQLIARRIRELKVFSIILPYNTPAEHLKKYNLKGIILSGGPASVYIQGAPSADVKIFNLGVPILGICYGMQWITYTLGGKVRRAQKQEYGSSELIVAEFYDLFWGLPSTMEVWMSHGDIIDELPDGFEVIGLTTNSPNAAIRNAEKRIYGLQFHPEVAHTPCGIDILANFLYDRVCECTPDWLIENFITEKIEEIKSTVNRGKVICGLSGGVDSSTAAVLTYRAISENLTCIFVNNGLLRKDEPERIINIFQKNFNIPLIYVDAKEEFLKVLSNVVDPEEKRRRIGHKFIEVFEREARKIEGASWLVQGTLYPDVIESTSVKGPSATIKTHHNVGGLPLEMNLKLIEPFRELFKDEVRQIAISLGLPDEIVWRQPFPGPGLAIRIIGEVTEKNIEILQEADHIVHQEIERNGLYHKIWQSFAVLLPVKTVGVMGDERTYGNVICIRAVVSQDGMTADWAEIPHHVLGKMATRIVNEVPYVNRVVYDITSKPPGTIEWE, encoded by the coding sequence ATGAGGGAGACAATTGTTATTCTTGATTTTGGCTCACAATATACCCAGCTCATTGCAAGAAGGATAAGGGAGCTTAAGGTATTCTCAATAATTCTTCCCTATAACACACCTGCTGAACATCTTAAAAAATATAACTTAAAAGGGATAATTCTCTCAGGAGGACCAGCCTCTGTCTATATCCAGGGTGCACCCTCGGCCGATGTTAAAATATTTAACCTTGGTGTTCCTATACTTGGAATATGCTATGGGATGCAATGGATTACTTACACCCTAGGAGGAAAGGTTCGCAGGGCACAAAAACAGGAATATGGCTCCTCTGAGCTTATTGTGGCTGAATTTTATGATCTATTCTGGGGTCTTCCCTCTACCATGGAGGTCTGGATGAGCCACGGCGATATAATTGATGAGCTTCCCGATGGATTTGAGGTAATTGGACTTACCACAAATTCGCCAAATGCTGCGATAAGGAATGCAGAAAAACGCATCTATGGCCTTCAATTCCATCCTGAGGTAGCCCATACGCCTTGCGGAATTGACATACTTGCGAATTTTTTATATGACAGGGTATGTGAATGCACACCGGATTGGCTCATTGAAAATTTTATCACAGAAAAGATAGAAGAGATAAAAAGCACAGTAAATAGAGGAAAGGTAATCTGTGGCCTCTCGGGAGGCGTTGATTCCTCAACCGCCGCTGTTCTTACCTATAGGGCAATTTCCGAAAATCTTACCTGCATCTTTGTAAATAATGGGCTTTTGAGAAAGGATGAGCCTGAGAGGATAATAAATATATTTCAAAAAAATTTCAATATCCCCCTTATCTATGTTGATGCAAAGGAGGAATTTTTAAAAGTCCTTTCTAATGTAGTTGACCCTGAGGAAAAAAGGAGAAGAATTGGTCATAAATTTATCGAGGTATTTGAGAGGGAGGCTCGTAAGATTGAGGGTGCTTCCTGGCTTGTTCAGGGAACCCTATATCCAGATGTAATTGAAAGCACAAGTGTTAAAGGGCCATCAGCCACCATAAAGACACATCATAATGTTGGTGGTCTTCCCTTAGAGATGAACCTTAAGCTTATTGAGCCATTTAGGGAACTATTTAAGGATGAGGTTCGCCAGATTGCCATATCCTTAGGTCTTCCCGATGAGATAGTATGGAGACAGCCATTTCCAGGCCCTGGGCTTGCTATTAGGATAATTGGTGAGGTTACAGAGAAAAATATAGAAATATTACAAGAGGCAGACCATATAGTTCATCAGGAGATAGAGAGAAATGGGCTATACCATAAAATATGGCAGTCATTTGCTGTTTTGCTCCCTGTGAAAACCGTAGGTGTAATGGGAGACGAAAGGACATATGGGAATGTCATTTGTATAAGGGCGGTTGTTTCACAAGACGGTATGACCGCAGATTGGGCAGAAATTCCCCATCATGTTTTAGGAAAGATGGCAACAAGGATTGTAAATGAGGTTCCTTATGTGAATAGGGTTGTCTATGACATTACCTCAAAACCACCGGGAACCATTGAGTGGGAGTAA
- a CDS encoding GuaB3 family IMP dehydrogenase-related protein translates to MGEWIGIDRRARRSYGFEEVAIVPGKITIDPDYVDTSWEIGKAKFQIPIIASGMDGVMDVKMAALMTKLGGFGVLNLEGIQTRYENPESAIEMIVNADPDDATNILQKVYEEPIKEALIGKRISEIKKQGGFACVSSIPQRAERFGKIAKEAGADMFVIQATVTTVKYISGEKPSLNFSKLKKELDLPIVVGNCVGYDTALEIMETGIDGILVGVGPGAACTTRGVLGVGVPQITSTVDCAAARDFYYKKSARYVPIITDGGMRIGGEICKAFAAGADAVMIGSAFSKASEAPGKGYHWGMATPHRNLPRGTRIKTGISGSLEQILYGPAHLDDGSQNLIGALKTAMGICGAKNIKEMQNAELIIAPSVQTEGKIFQQVQRIGMGR, encoded by the coding sequence ATGGGTGAATGGATTGGAATAGATAGAAGGGCAAGGAGGTCTTATGGTTTTGAAGAGGTGGCCATTGTCCCGGGAAAAATAACTATTGACCCTGATTATGTTGACACAAGCTGGGAAATAGGAAAAGCTAAATTTCAAATTCCCATAATTGCCTCTGGGATGGATGGTGTAATGGATGTCAAAATGGCAGCTCTTATGACAAAGCTTGGTGGATTTGGCGTGCTTAACCTTGAAGGGATACAAACAAGATACGAAAACCCCGAATCTGCCATTGAAATGATTGTAAATGCAGACCCTGATGATGCAACAAATATCCTTCAAAAGGTATATGAAGAGCCAATAAAAGAAGCCCTTATTGGAAAAAGGATAAGCGAAATAAAGAAACAAGGGGGTTTTGCTTGTGTTTCATCTATTCCACAAAGGGCAGAAAGGTTTGGGAAAATTGCTAAAGAAGCAGGGGCAGATATGTTTGTTATCCAGGCAACCGTAACCACGGTTAAGTATATCTCAGGAGAAAAACCCTCTTTGAATTTTTCAAAGCTAAAGAAGGAGCTTGATCTTCCAATTGTGGTGGGAAATTGCGTGGGATACGATACCGCACTTGAGATTATGGAAACAGGGATTGACGGAATTCTTGTAGGTGTAGGACCTGGTGCTGCCTGCACAACTAGGGGTGTGCTTGGTGTAGGTGTTCCCCAGATTACATCAACTGTTGATTGTGCAGCTGCTCGGGATTTTTATTACAAAAAAAGTGCTAGGTATGTTCCCATAATCACAGATGGCGGAATGAGGATTGGAGGGGAGATTTGTAAGGCATTTGCCGCAGGGGCTGATGCGGTAATGATTGGCTCTGCTTTTAGTAAGGCATCTGAGGCACCAGGCAAAGGCTATCATTGGGGAATGGCAACACCACATAGAAACCTTCCAAGGGGGACAAGGATAAAAACAGGCATAAGTGGTTCTTTAGAACAAATCCTTTATGGACCAGCCCATTTAGACGATGGCTCACAAAATCTTATCGGAGCCCTCAAGACAGCAATGGGTATCTGTGGAGCAAAGAATATCAAGGAGATGCAGAATGCAGAGCTTATAATTGCTCCCTCTGTCCAGACAGAGGGAAAGATATTCCAGCAAGTCCAGAGGATTGGAATGGGAAGATGA
- the flgF gene encoding flagellar basal-body rod protein FlgF, which translates to MERGIYFSAMGMNSLWGSIETIANNLANVETSGYKRDEMVFEEFGSFKINRLYDEIIETPIGTSDPTPYVGELPKGVGIADVATIYTQGAIKYTENPLDLAINGDGFFAVETPNGEMYTRNGAFTLDKDGFLITLSKHRVLSILNTPIQIQDPNFTVTSDGTIMVGSNEIAKLKIVDFENKNNLNKIGDTLFKTEEVPKNAFFEVKQGFLEASNCEPVLEMVRMIEVQRLYEANQKVALTYDELLSRSINDLGRLA; encoded by the coding sequence ATGGAAAGGGGAATTTACTTTAGCGCAATGGGGATGAATAGCTTGTGGGGGAGTATTGAGACAATAGCAAATAATCTGGCAAATGTGGAAACATCTGGATACAAGAGGGATGAGATGGTTTTTGAAGAATTTGGTTCATTTAAGATAAATAGGCTTTATGATGAGATTATAGAAACACCCATAGGAACATCTGATCCTACACCTTATGTGGGAGAATTACCAAAGGGTGTTGGAATTGCTGATGTAGCAACCATATATACCCAAGGAGCAATAAAGTATACAGAAAATCCTCTTGACCTAGCAATAAATGGCGATGGCTTTTTTGCTGTGGAAACACCAAACGGCGAAATGTATACAAGGAATGGGGCATTTACATTAGACAAAGATGGATTTTTAATCACCCTGTCAAAACATAGGGTTTTATCAATCCTTAATACACCCATTCAAATACAAGATCCAAATTTTACCGTAACAAGTGATGGAACAATAATGGTTGGTAGCAACGAAATAGCGAAGCTTAAAATAGTAGATTTTGAAAATAAGAATAATCTTAACAAGATTGGCGATACATTATTTAAGACAGAGGAGGTGCCAAAAAATGCCTTTTTTGAGGTAAAACAAGGCTTTCTTGAGGCTTCAAATTGCGAACCTGTTTTGGAAATGGTGAGGATGATTGAGGTTCAAAGATTATATGAGGCAAACCAAAAGGTTGCCTTAACATATGATGAGCTTCTTTCAAGGTCTATAAATGACCTTGGAAGATTAGCATAG
- the flgG gene encoding flagellar basal-body rod protein FlgG, producing MERSLWTAATGMNAQQFHLDVIANNLANVNTTGYKRDRAEFEDLLYATLRLPGTPITGGGKIPSGIQVGHGVKVAGTQKIHLPGSLEETKNPLDLAIEGPGFFQVLLPNGEIGYTRDGVFSKDSEGRIVNANGYILQPEITIPEDATDISIMEDGSVFAIMGGDMKTPEEIGKIELVRFVNPGGLSAMGKNILKQTAASGEPLTGTPGEGGFGRIAQGFIEMSNVNVVEEMVRMIVAQRAYEFSSKAIQTADSMLGVVTTLKR from the coding sequence ATGGAAAGAAGTTTATGGACAGCGGCAACGGGAATGAATGCCCAGCAATTTCACCTTGATGTAATAGCCAATAACCTGGCAAATGTGAATACAACAGGCTATAAAAGGGATAGGGCAGAGTTTGAAGACCTCCTTTATGCCACATTGAGGCTTCCGGGAACACCCATTACAGGTGGAGGAAAAATACCAAGTGGCATACAGGTTGGCCATGGTGTAAAGGTAGCCGGGACACAAAAGATTCATTTGCCTGGCTCGCTTGAGGAGACAAAGAATCCATTGGATCTTGCCATTGAGGGCCCTGGATTCTTCCAGGTTCTCCTTCCAAATGGCGAGATAGGTTATACCAGGGATGGAGTATTCTCAAAGGATTCTGAGGGAAGAATTGTAAATGCAAATGGCTATATCTTACAACCTGAGATAACCATTCCTGAAGATGCAACAGATATATCCATTATGGAGGATGGCTCTGTATTTGCCATAATGGGAGGGGATATGAAGACACCAGAGGAGATTGGAAAGATAGAGCTTGTCCGCTTTGTCAATCCTGGTGGCTTATCAGCTATGGGTAAAAACATCTTAAAACAAACCGCTGCCTCAGGTGAGCCTTTAACCGGAACACCGGGTGAAGGTGGATTTGGAAGGATTGCCCAGGGATTTATCGAGATGTCAAATGTTAATGTAGTAGAGGAAATGGTTAGGATGATTGTTGCCCAGAGGGCATATGAATTTAGCTCAAAGGCAATCCAGACAGCAGATTCTATGCTGGGTGTGGTAACCACCTTAAAGAGATGA
- a CDS encoding glucose-6-phosphate isomerase family protein, with product MLSLIEGKTPEIRRLFDLKGLLYDKDYEEKALDFPLYYMYRDLSQNEGDREKIKAHNLRYDITIIPPNMLGCEYVKTAGHFHPNFANSNLSYPEIYEVLEGRAIYLMQKDDFSDVYFVSASSGDKVIIPPNYGHITINKEKERLVMGNWVSSLFSSIYGPIREKGGGAYFLTIDGWIKNERYENHPPLRNLPCPDYKDIKKGIPMYSLVDNLSLLKFLSSPD from the coding sequence ATGTTAAGCCTAATTGAAGGAAAAACCCCTGAGATAAGAAGGCTTTTTGATCTAAAAGGGCTTCTTTATGATAAAGATTATGAAGAAAAAGCATTGGATTTTCCCCTCTATTATATGTATAGAGACCTTTCTCAAAATGAAGGGGATAGAGAAAAAATAAAAGCCCATAATTTAAGGTATGATATTACCATTATCCCTCCCAATATGCTGGGATGTGAATATGTAAAAACAGCAGGTCATTTTCACCCAAATTTTGCTAATAGCAATCTTTCCTATCCAGAAATCTATGAAGTATTAGAGGGAAGGGCAATATATCTCATGCAAAAGGATGATTTCTCTGATGTCTATTTTGTTAGCGCATCTTCTGGTGATAAGGTTATTATTCCTCCAAATTATGGACATATCACCATAAACAAAGAAAAAGAGAGGCTTGTGATGGGAAATTGGGTCTCTTCTTTATTTTCCTCTATTTATGGACCAATAAGGGAAAAGGGAGGAGGTGCTTATTTTCTTACAATTGATGGCTGGATAAAAAATGAAAGATACGAAAACCACCCTCCCTTAAGAAACCTTCCTTGTCCCGATTACAAAGATATAAAAAAGGGCATTCCTATGTATAGCCTGGTTGATAACCTCTCTCTCCTTAAATTCCTCTCCTCTCCCGATTGA